One Microcebus murinus isolate Inina chromosome 22, M.murinus_Inina_mat1.0, whole genome shotgun sequence DNA segment encodes these proteins:
- the GUCD1 gene encoding protein GUCD1 isoform X2 produces the protein MRTEAEAAGPPLEPGDFVQLPVPIIQQLYHWDCGLACSKMVLRYLGQLDDGEFESALQELRLTRSIWTIDLAYLMRHFSVRHRFCTQTLGVDKGYKNQSFYRKHFDTEETRVNQLFAQAKACKVLVEKCTVSVQDIQAHLAQGHVAIVLVNSGVLHCDLCSSPVKYCCFAPSSHRCFCRTPDYQGHFIVLRGYNRATGCIFYNNPAYADRMCSTSISNFEEARTSYGTDEDILFVYLDS, from the exons ATGAGGACGGAGGCGGAGGCAGCGGGCCCGCCGCTCGAGCCCG GGGACTTTGTGCAGCTGCCTGTGCCCATCATCCAGCAGCTGTACCACTGGGACTGCGGCCTGGCCTGCTCCAAGATGGTGCTGCG GTACCTGGGCCAGCTGGACGACGGTGAGTTCGAGAGTGCCCTGCAGGAGCTGCGGCTGACCAGGAGCATCTGGACCATCGATCTGGCCTACCTGATGCGCCACTTCAGCGTGAGGCACCGCTTCTGTACCCAAACCCTGGGCGTCGACAAGGGCTACAAGAACCAG TCCTTCTATAGGAAGCACTTTGATACAGAGGAGACCCGGGTGAACCAGCTGTTTGCACAAGCCAAGGCCTGCAAGGTGCTGGTGGAGAAATG CACAGTGAGCGTGCAGGACATTCAGGCACACCTGGCACAGGGACATGTGGCCATCGTGCTGGTGAACTCGGGGGTGCTGCACTGCGACCTGTGCTCCAGCCCTGTCAAGTACTGCTGCTTCGCCCCCAGCAGCCACCGCTGCTTCTGCCGCACACCCGACTACCAGGGCCACTTCATCGTCCTGCGTGGCTACAACCGGGCCACTGGCTGTATCTTCTACAACAACCCCGCCTACGCCGACC GAATGTGCAGCACCAGCATTAGTAACTTTGAGGAGGCCAGAACCAGCTATGGCACAGACGAAGACATCCTCTTTGTCTACTTGGACAGCTGA
- the GUCD1 gene encoding protein GUCD1 isoform X1, translating to MVLRYLGQLDDGEFESALQELRLTRSIWTIDLAYLMRHFSVRHRFCTQTLGVDKGYKNQSFYRKHFDTEETRVNQLFAQAKACKVLVEKCTVSVQDIQAHLAQGHVAIVLVNSGVLHCDLCSSPVKYCCFAPSSHRCFCRTPDYQGHFIVLRGYNRATGCIFYNNPAYADRMCSTSISNFEEARTSYGTDEDILFVYLDS from the exons ATGGTGCTGCG GTACCTGGGCCAGCTGGACGACGGTGAGTTCGAGAGTGCCCTGCAGGAGCTGCGGCTGACCAGGAGCATCTGGACCATCGATCTGGCCTACCTGATGCGCCACTTCAGCGTGAGGCACCGCTTCTGTACCCAAACCCTGGGCGTCGACAAGGGCTACAAGAACCAG TCCTTCTATAGGAAGCACTTTGATACAGAGGAGACCCGGGTGAACCAGCTGTTTGCACAAGCCAAGGCCTGCAAGGTGCTGGTGGAGAAATG CACAGTGAGCGTGCAGGACATTCAGGCACACCTGGCACAGGGACATGTGGCCATCGTGCTGGTGAACTCGGGGGTGCTGCACTGCGACCTGTGCTCCAGCCCTGTCAAGTACTGCTGCTTCGCCCCCAGCAGCCACCGCTGCTTCTGCCGCACACCCGACTACCAGGGCCACTTCATCGTCCTGCGTGGCTACAACCGGGCCACTGGCTGTATCTTCTACAACAACCCCGCCTACGCCGACC GAATGTGCAGCACCAGCATTAGTAACTTTGAGGAGGCCAGAACCAGCTATGGCACAGACGAAGACATCCTCTTTGTCTACTTGGACAGCTGA